TGGTCCTTGGGAAACATTGCATGCGACCTCTGGCTAGCGGTGGATTATGTAGCCAGCAATGCTTCTGTTATGAACCTACTGGTCATCAGCTTTGACAGGTACTTCTCCATCACGAGGCCGCTAACTTACCGGGCTAAAAGGACTCCAAAGAGAGCCGCCATCATGATCGGTCTGGCCTGGCTGGTGTCTTTCATCCTCTGGGCGCCACCCATTCTGTGCTGGCAGTACTTTGTAGGAGAGAGGAAAGTGCCTCCTGACCAGTGCCAGATCCAGTTTCTGACAGAGCCGGTGATCACATTTGGGACCGCCATCGCCGCCTTCTACATCCCTGTCTCGGTCATGACAATCCTTTACTGCAGGATCTACAAGGAGACGCAGAAGCGGACCAAGGATCTGGCAGAGCTGCAAGGGCTCGCCCCGGAAAACGTCCCGGAGGGGACGAAACCGCCGAAGACGATCATCCACTCATGCTTTCATTTCAACAGAGAGCGGAAGGAGCGGAGTCAGGCCTCCTGGTCCTCGTCTAATCAGAGTAATGTCACTAAAACCACGACTCGGTCGGATGAGGGGTGGGTGAAAGCAGATCAGATCACCTCCTTTAACAGCTACACCtcatctgaggaggaggagcagcatgtGTCCATCGAAACGCCACAGGGATCTTTCGAAGAGCAAGCCATGGGACAGAGTAGTAAGAACGGCCAGGTGACTGATTACACAGAGGATCAGTATTTCTCCACGCCGCTAAAGAAGAACAGCAAAAAGCACATTTCTTACAAGTTCAAACCTGGCTCCAAAGGTAAAAACGGCAAACCTGTGACTGCAACACCCTCGCCCTGCCCACCCGTGGAAGAGCAGCCCCCCAAAAACGCCTCCCCggcctcctccaccacctccaaaCCCATGGACCCCGTCCTGAAGAACCAGATCaccaagaggaagaggaacgtGCTGATAAAGGAGAAGAAGGCGGCCCAGACCCTCAGCGCCATCCTGCTGGCGTTCATCCTCACGTGGACGCCGTACAACATCATGGTGCTCATCTCCACCTTCTGCACCGAGTGCATCCCCACGTCCCTGTGGCACCTGGGCTACTGGCTGTGCTACGTCAACAGCACCATCAACCCAATGTGCTACGCCCTGTGCAACAAGACCTTCCAGAAGACGTTCCGCATGCTGCTGCTCTgccagtggaggaggaggaggagaggcgagGACAAGCTGTACTGGTGTGGACAAAACCcaaatgtcaacaacaaaatGACTTGATCCGCGACATAAGAGCATATAGGCTAATTAGTATTTCTCGATATCTAGATTTTCttgatatgtatatatactgtagtGAGTGGGCGTCTTCAGCATGAAGTGCTGCATGTGATTTTGCTGTGTGAGTACATGCAGGTGAAAAAGAAACGATTTGATCGGAGAATGTTCATCCTCAAGGTGGCTACAGATTCTAACGGCAGTTCGAGAATGGGTTCAGTTCAgattatttatctttaaaaagggaaaatgcTTTGTTTCTACGAGTTGTTTACAGGGGATGTGGAAGTGATTTTTATGTGCTCGAAGCGTGTTGAAagaaagcagcaacctccagtgatgaacatgaagccaatgcagaagtgagAAACGtggcagttcctcgagtgtccactagaggctatCTCTAAGAACCACTGAATCCCTAATGGAGCCCATATTAAAATTCCCatttatacagcagaaataaacatatttacagcctggtgcaaatacataaatatctatctttttttattggcaaAAAATGTGGAGGGGATTGTTGGATACCTCATCCATTTTCAGATAAGACCAAGAGTTTTGCATAATTGAGGGTATGGCTGATTTGAATGAAAGCTTGGCAGGTTGTAGCTGTTTTCCAGGAGGCTACACAGGCTTCACTTCACCTGAATCTGTTACTGACCTTTAACTGTTTTGCATTGTTGGATATGCTAACAAGATGATGACCAGGACAAGCTAGATGGGTGTGTTTCTgccacctctttgcctgcttCTAAATAATTCATTCAGAGAAAGCATTTCTTATTATGGTGACCGCCATTATTGGGCTTCACATCACGCTTCAGAAAACCCACAATTGAGGTCACTTCAACTACATCCATGCGTTCTACTGTATTTCTTTGAAAGCCATTTGGTGATAAACTGCCTCATGATATGTCACTAGAGTCAGGGGGGTAAAAAAGGACTACAAGTTTgaacatattataaaaaaaaaaggcttgggGTGTGTTGTTTGAAGTGGCTAATTGTGCTTTCCAGACCACTCAAGGCCAGTCCTTGATTTCTGTTCGAGGGTCTTGGCTGGAGGCCACATCCGCAGCTACTGGCACCACACATCAAAATCTCCAACTACACCAGTCAGTGATTacgttgcattgtgggtaatgtagccTGTAGACGCAGGGTTCGAAGAGGAACgtgtttaatataaaatatgataTGTCTGTTTCTGCTTCATCAACTTTAAACTGTCCATCAAGAGAACAGCGATGTAATAGGAATGCTGTAGGATGTCATTCATGGAGAACGTGTATGCTACAGAAATCACACATCAGTCCGTACATAAGAGGGTTACTGGTCACTGTAATCATTTCTCTTCAACATACCTTTCATTACAGAAGCCCTAAACAGACTTGAatctataaaatgtatttatcacaAGTCATTTCCTGGTTGTTTTTCTGAAGATATTGACGTATTTATCTCGTATAAaccagcagaaaacaaacataaaaaaggcTCACCTCTTACCTCATTAGTGTGGGCAATGGCATCATGTCATGCTGCGGCCTGTatcacactgtttgttttctagATCGCCAGAAAACGTTCCTGTTAtcacggggggaaaaaaactagctttgttatctcgagataatgagataaataagcAGGCCCGGTTATACCAGGGTGCACCCTCATTAGACGTTTCTGCACCCTCAATTGAATGGGTGCaaaaaaataactcattttgtttttcagcgaTTAGAAATAAAGTCTTCAAATGACAACAGTGTTTACTCCATGATCTGATGGTTATGACAGGTGCACGTGATCTGTCTGTTCACcggggaccacatgagggacccaTAGCAACTTTAGCTTTATTTcgttgctgctgctggttgCTGTAGCTgcaccccctttttttttctcacatgcaCTCTAAGTCGTTTTGTTCTGGAACCAGGCCTGTAAATAAGTCAAGGTCTGGAGAAAACAACGGGAAATGTCCCGTCATCACATgaaaatggagaaaataaaatgtattcaatgcAGATCTGCAAAGGGCTTCCAGATATGATGAAGTGATCTCCTCTTTGAAGTAACATGACTCCGATGTAAGAGACTTGGGGACAAAATCTACAGTCCAACctctgtgtaaaaaataaaaagttaaagtcCCACAATCTCGTTATTGTCCAGTTAATCAAGTTTTCTATTTTACTGCCGGAAAGAGAGATTTCATGGGGCAGTTGTTTGACTTGTGTTACAttcctgtgttctttttttagagCAAACACTTGGCTGGACAGTAAGGAATCTGTTTTTTAAGCACTTATTTGAACAAGGCCTGTGTGAATTTTGACCCCAGTTTCTTACACAGGAGTCACActtacagagaaaacacaagattGAAGGAACGATTACAACCTGTGTGAtcatgtggtaaaaaaaaacaaaaaaacaccaactcTGAACTTGTCCTTCAAGTCCATGTATTCTTCTTTATTCTATCCCTCTATCCCTCATGTGCACTGTATATAAAGAACACATTGTAGGCATTCACATTTCAAGGTAATTTTAAAGAAAGTATTTCACTGAAACTGTTGGATTTTATacatcacagactgtaaatgttgatttctttgtgtatttgtagtgTGCAGTGAATGTTCTCTCTTTTGTTATTATCTTGGCTCTTGCAACCAAAGTTGACGATGTGTTCAGGGGCTAATCTGTGCATTTGAGTTGCATCAGTTTCACAGTTGTAACATGACAGAAGACATTTGAATGGATAACACTTCTCTGTTCATGTCATTTAActctaagaagaaaaaaaaaaccaacaagaaACTTGGACACATGGTATTTGAAGCCACTTCTCTCTGATGGACGAGCGCTGCTGTTGtacatttttgcacttttgtgtctttaaaaatgatgtaaCGTCAAATGTTATCGCTCGAAAAACTCTGTGCCTTCTGTTTCTGCTCGGAAGGCTAAAAACGCTTTGTGAGTGAACCTGTGCTCGtcgtctgtctgtgtgattcTGTGAAAGTGAGTCAGAGTGTACTGATATTAACGGTGAAATACAAactcaacatgaacatttttaacatcCTATCTGACGACTCCTCATGATTTGTTCCTCGAATATTCTCCTTTCATTCAGAAATCGTGCAAGTTATTCCCCTCGCCCAACACTTGAGTTGTGATCTAAACCTGCCAAACGTACAACAGGTGCTGTGATGAAGTCCTGTGAGATGTAAACCCTTCTTCCAGGGAGGTGTAACTAAGACAGCAGAACACTTAGGAATCAAAAGTGCACCATTTCAAACacaggcgctgcttgtcaacaggcgaGGCAGGCAACtacttggggccccagaccagaaGGGGGCcacagagggcagaacaaattTAAACTAAAGCAGCGACCAATAATGTGCAAAATCTGCTAAATGACAGTATGAGACCTCCTTAAGGGGGCACCATTTGACAGCattcactctcgttgccctgcacAACGCTGGTTGGAGGCCCCCCCGGATTGATTTTTGCCTTGAGCCCTAACAAACTTTAGAATTGCCACTGTAAGTCAGTTTAGATATTTTGTGAGTATACAAGTATACACAATAGATTTCCACTCAACACCTTTGTCTCCAGATGGACGGAGACAGTGTCTGCATGAACATCACTTCACCTGGTTGTGAGCAATCAAAACCAAATGCATCTTTCTAGCTTGTTTGAATGAAGGATCTTTGAAAAGCCTGATcagtttaaaccttttcttttaGAAGTCATCTCTTTAATCATCTTAAAAACCACTCTGATTTATTAGGTGACACCGTTGGGCGATCCTGATACCCAGAGACTTAAAACCCATTCCCTTTTTTACAGTACACATCAAAGTTGATTCCCTGCCATTGAAGATAAAACCACATGACCCAGCCTTGATCAGCAGATGGAGTTGTCTCTGTTATCATGGAGATGACTCTTGTATGATCTCATCCAAAGCACTGGAAGGACATctaccttcttctttttttaaagatttagttTGGGGCTCTTTAATGCGTTTATTGGAGAGACAAGACAGTGACAGAaatcagaggcagagagagtggggaaagacattcAGGAAAGAGGTTCAGGTTGGTTAGGAACCTGGGACGTCCGCTTGAAGGACTGCGGCATCGCGCACACTTAACCACTAGGCTTCTGCCACCCCCAAGGACATCTATCTTAACTTTAAGGGAAAAATCATTACAACACTGAGGCACACAATGGATTAATTTGAGCCCATCCCATACAAATAAATGATCCTGACATAGTCCTGGTGGGGGGGCAAGTGTGAATGCAAACGGCCCAAATCAATTCATCatggactttttcctgccagtaaatgtaaaaatctaacataagagagagagtgggcggTGCGATGACGACGTTCAACTTGAGCCGAGTTTCTCTGCTTTACACGCTTCATTGATCACCTAAGAAGCGGTCAGCCTATTGTTTTCCACTGTTTCATTGTATCGCAGAAACAtccttttaacatttttttataggCGACCCATGAAACAATCACTACTACCGGTACTGAACTTTCCTCCTActcactccccctcccatcTGAGACAGCTGGAAAAACCTAGAGTGGATATAAACTGGGATggtttttgtaaaatgtcatttATTAGTCACACTTTTCAGCATCTGAGGACATtaataacaaacacaatatattAAGACTTGCATATCGATTTCTTACTGTCTGCTTTCTTAAAATCTAACCAAGTATCTCAAAAGCAACCACACAGCTCGCCCCTCCTTTAACCTGCCCGTGATCACCGTTGTAGTTTATACACCGTAGGCAcataatgtacagtatgtatctCTTTAACTCAAATGAGAAGGCCATGTGTTCActctcaaacaaacaagatgatcagaaataaaaacacagtcgTTATATACCATTCAATTTATTAatctagcctttttttttttttttaaataagaatgTATCGGTCTTAAAATTCAATGCATCTTCATTCACAGTCATATTACtgatatccaaaaaaaaaaaagaaccaagaAAATCTCTGAATATATTTTCTCTGTCAGGTCAGCAGCAGTGGAAAAAATGTACACCGGAAGGGTTAGAGCAGGAAAATAATTGATGATGAGTAGTAGAACCACATAGAGAAGAAATAGCAAATAAAGGATAACAGCGTTTGCAGGGTTTAAGAGTTTTCTATCACTGCAGTAAGAAAAACAtctcgggttttttttttttccatcctttcCGACAGCATATTAGAAATCAAGATGTGCTCAAAACATCTATTATTAAAGAAAACTGTACAATAGACccagaggggggaggagggggtgggggggtgggatGACACTTAAAAATCTTTCTTCCATGGCGTAACCCGAGCTTCATCAGGCAGATGGAGGGGGCACGTGCAGTACTACCTCCTCTTCACAGCCGGCCTGGTGcccttgctgctgctgctcgcctTGCTGGAGCCCTTGGAGCCGGAGAAGAGCTTGGTCATGAGCTCGGAGACGTCTGGAAGCTCGGGGTTGGGGTTCAGCATGTTCATGGACTGCTCCATttcctggggaaaaaaaacaacagcaagagagaaatgagaacGGCTGCAGAGATGAAGAAATGACGACTGTCGGCAGATTTGTAGAATgattcaaaaaataaacatgatgaagCAGATTTGAACACAAGCTGAAGTCTTGTACGAGTACCGGTGTTACTTTCTTTTAACGACATTACAAACACGCACTTTCCAATACCAATTTAGAAATCCTTACCTCATCAGAATGTATTGAATACAACCAACGACACTGCATGACTAAGTCAGTTTATTTATGaataaacagattttctttACCTTTCTCATCTCTGGGTCGTTGGTGTTGACAACCTTGGGCAGCAGAACGATGATGAGCAGGGGCAGAACCATCATCATAACCTGCAGGAGAAACAAAGACGATCCATTTgaacaaaggaaacagaagaaTTCTGTTTTAAACTTACATCAAGTATGATTAAATGTTCTGGCTTTAacaactgaaaatgtatttgtactGGCAAACACCCACTGGAACAATAATTAGCATTTCTAAAATGACTTAAACCATATAAACACGGATTATTCTCTAACGTTTTCAATAATCAAATGCATTGATTTGGCTTGCAGATTAATATTCACTTCTCATTGCAACTGTTTGGGAATCAAGGGctcaaagaaaaaactaaaggtGAGGTTGGATTCCATTGAGGTAAGGTCATGATATGAACAGTTAGATTGTCACGAtgtggggcgcagatggcctagcgttAGGTCCCGccctatgtacggaggctgtagtcctccaagtgggcggcccgggttcaagtccaacctgtggctcctctcctgcatctCACTCCCTACCCTATCTAAACAgaggcaaaaagccccaaaacaaatcttaaatcTGACTTTGATACTTTCCAATacaatgtgtttgaaatgataaaatctcagttattttaatgaaaataccaaaaagtttagaaGCTTTTTAACGACATCTTCAGTCATGTTTTAACTAATAGCAGCCAGAAGCAAAAGAGAGAGCACGGTTTAAATCACACGAACAGAAATGTTGccgatgtttttgtgcaatttagacagtgtgcaggagttttcctTCAACTTTTGTTAactaaaaaacaagaaattgtcCCATACTGAGTGcagagaacttttttttcttcgttgccatggtatcaaaacaggtatggatattgtttgatttttattatcaACATCAATCTAAACAAATCAATCAGTCTTGTTGGGttttctctcttccctcctcaGGGTATAAATCATAGATAGTCAGCACCATCAGGGCAgcatgtatttttctgttttaccaTTGGGTTCATGAGGAAGTCTGTCCAGCCCCAGGTTTCTCTCTTCATGAAGTAGCTGTGAGGACCATTGGCTCTGACTTGCAGAGGATACGGCTGACGAATGACTTCAGAAGGCTTGATGTAGTTCACAAGACGAGCCCTGTGAAATGACATGAGGTTTTTTAGGGCTGAAATAGcttgaaataaaatgcattttactgtgatgtgttttttatgtgttaTATTGGGAGCTTACCTCATTTTGCCCTTGGATGTGATGTCAACGCGTACTGGTTCAAATCTGTAGTTAGGGCTGACGATTTCCACAACATAGGATCCTGAAGGTACGTCATTCACTGCAAAGCTTCCATCAGTTCTGTAATGAGAGGACAAACAAATGaggattttgtgttttcagcacTGCACTGAAGTGAGGGTTAGGGAGAGAGACGTGTTGGTTGCGCTTTTAcgctgcatgtcacacctacacattcacacactgatggtagtgatcgctatgtagtatcatcaaaagtaactaatcccattcacacaccgccactgaagcagagggagcaattcagggttcatgcagtgtcttgcccaaggacacatcggacatgttgctgagctggggatcgaaccctcgacctctccggtgagaggtgacgactctaccaactgagccacacacACTTCAGGTACACTTTCAAGTaagataaaacaataacatcagCATGTCAGCTGTATTGTCGGACAGAAGCTTCAAATTAAAGATCAGCCCtacattaacatgttttaaataacatGCGTTTAATTATTCTCTAGTCTTGCAGGAGTCCTTTAGGAGGATAAAGATTCAATATtgtgaaaacagaaatattatAACTGTATAAGATCAAGACATAAACAATCAAACTATTCATTGAGTAACTATCAACTAAAATAAAAGTCTAGATCTGAGTCTTCATCAATCACATTATAATTTATcaacttaaaaatgaaaac
The Labrus mixtus chromosome 12, fLabMix1.1, whole genome shotgun sequence genome window above contains:
- the chrm5b gene encoding muscarinic acetylcholine receptor M5b, with product MDVDLPNSTFANTTHVQAAPHSLWEVIAIATVSAIVSLITIVGNVLVLLSFKVNSQLKTVNNYYLLSLAFADLIIGVLSMNLYTTYILMGYWSLGNIACDLWLAVDYVASNASVMNLLVISFDRYFSITRPLTYRAKRTPKRAAIMIGLAWLVSFILWAPPILCWQYFVGERKVPPDQCQIQFLTEPVITFGTAIAAFYIPVSVMTILYCRIYKETQKRTKDLAELQGLAPENVPEGTKPPKTIIHSCFHFNRERKERSQASWSSSNQSNVTKTTTRSDEGWVKADQITSFNSYTSSEEEEQHVSIETPQGSFEEQAMGQSSKNGQVTDYTEDQYFSTPLKKNSKKHISYKFKPGSKGKNGKPVTATPSPCPPVEEQPPKNASPASSTTSKPMDPVLKNQITKRKRNVLIKEKKAAQTLSAILLAFILTWTPYNIMVLISTFCTECIPTSLWHLGYWLCYVNSTINPMCYALCNKTFQKTFRMLLLCQWRRRRRGEDKLYWCGQNPNVNNKMT
- the emc7b gene encoding ER membrane protein complex subunit 7 translates to MSPWDRLPLLWAFLQAVLVVALCFTDMETGPGAGVSTQPNGDRFKIEGRAIVPGIKTQDWVSSARILVEGEEYVGFVRTDGSFAVNDVPSGSYVVEIVSPNYRFEPVRVDITSKGKMRARLVNYIKPSEVIRQPYPLQVRANGPHSYFMKRETWGWTDFLMNPMVMMMVLPLLIIVLLPKVVNTNDPEMRKEMEQSMNMLNPNPELPDVSELMTKLFSGSKGSSKASSSSKGTRPAVKRR